Within the Sporocytophaga myxococcoides DSM 11118 genome, the region TATTATTTGATGATGAATTTGCAATAGCCGGCTCATGACTGTCTGGTATTATTGTAGAATTATCTGAATTTACTGGTATTTGGTTTTGGTCCTTTCTAAGCTGTACATCTGCTGTATTAGTGAATTGGGTTGAAGGAGAATCAACCCTTTGTTCTTTTATTACCTGAGGGGAAGATGAAGATGTATCGTAGAATAGAAATAAGACAATTCCAGCCGCAATGATAGCTGAAAAGGTTAAATAAAAGACATTCCAATGAGACCAGCTAAATTTCCAAAAGCTTTTCACAAGCTTTACAGAAAGCACTTCCCAGGAAGTTTGAACAGGTGCTTCTGCCTGGCTCAGCCCTTCAAATAACTGGGTTAGTTGTTTTTCTTCTGAATCTTTCATTTTAGAAAATTTATTGACTTACTTTTTTAATACTTCTTTTATATAGTTCGGCCTGAATTTTTTTTCGGGCTCTTAGTAATCGCGTTCTCGAAGTGTTTTCATCGATTTGCAACATGGAGGCAATTTCAGCATGCTTAAAGTTGTCTATGAAATACAGGTTAAAGATTACCCTGAAGATTTCGTCCAGAGAAGAAACACAGGACAAAAGTTCTTCCTGGGTAAAATCTGCTTTTAAGATAATGTTGAAATCAATTTTATCCGGATTAATATCAGAGTAATCGATTTCTTCTTCCACCGGATGATCTTCATCTGCACACAAGTCTTCATGAATCGTGCTCATAGGAGAATTTTCATTTTTTCTCTTTTTCTCACGCAAAGCCATCAGTGCTATATTTACAAATATTCTCCTTATCCATCCATCAAATACTCCCCGTGCTTCATAAGTGTCGATACTTGCAAATACTTTAATAAATCCTTCCTGAACTGCATCTTCCGCATCTTCATTGCTGGAAAGATAGCGCAGGCAAACATATTTCATTTTGCCTGCGTAAAGATTGAAAAGCATCTTCTGATATTTTATATCTTTTTGCTTACAACCTTTTATTATTTTTTCTAACTCAGTCAAGTTGTTATTTTTTTAATATTTAATAATCTTGAGAGTCTTGTCTCCCTTGGTGTTGAGAAGGTAGATGCCGGAGTCAAGATGTTCCAGGTTAATTTCATTTTTCCCCTTAGAGAGTGTGAATTCATCAACCTTTTGTCCGATAAAATTATATAGTTCTGCCTGAAAATCAAATTGACAATCTATGATTATCTCTTGTTGAAATGGATTAGGATATACCTTGTATTCCACCTCTTCAGCTGGCGCAATCCCGGTTAGTAAAAAATTATTTGTTAATTCATCAGGGACACGTCCGAAGCTTGCTATTAAGAGCTGCTCATTTCCCGGGTCAGAAAAAGTATAATTATTATTCGCATCCATTTTTGTCCAGTCCACTATTTCGCCTCTATTATTGGTGAGAAAAATAATGGAAGGGAGAGTACCATGGAAAGATTCGAACAATGACTGATATTGAAGGGTCTTGCTGTCTTTTGGGAAAGATCCGTTTATCACTGAAGCAGGCGGCATAACTGAACGGCTATCAAGCATAAAATTTATTCCGGTTACATTTCCTGTTACAGGGATAGTATTCGCATTCGTCCTTAAACCTTCATCAAAATAATAAGCGGCTTTATAGGCTGATGTTGAAGGAATACCCAAAAGGACATAATTACCTTTTGCAAGATTTTCTATTTTGAATGAACCATTAGCATCTACAGTGTCTCTTCCTGCAGGATAGTAATTACCATCTTTGATAAGATAAGCGATAACTTCTCCATTAATACCTTTTCTTAAATCGTTTTCAAGAACTCCGGAAATAGAATAGAGACTTTCAGGAGAAACAGTTATCGTTGAGCAAGCTTTAGAGAAACATTCTTCTGTTCCACGAATCTGAAGACATATTTCCTGATTAGAACCTGGACCGTTATGACTGATGACAGGGTTCATCTCATTACTTGTAAGTGGGTTTAAAATACCATAGGTCCAGGTATACTTGCTGTTGGCAGATGAGTTATCAGGTTGAAGCTGATAAACCATAGGTATTCCTGGTACATCGTTTACGGTAAAGGTAGCATCTTCGGTATAAACCTCTCCAGGATATGCCAACTGTCTATTGCGATTATGAGTGGCGACAACAGCAGATCTCCCTTTTTTAAGTATTCTAAAATGTAAGAAATATAATGTGTCTCCAGGTTCATAAACGTTTTGATTGAGAACATTGTCTGATGCATACAATGTATTCATATTCTGTATTTGTACGGAAAATGCTTCCACTTTTTTACCTGGAATAACTTGTATAGGGAATAAAATTGTACTGTCAAAATTAATGAGACTAGCATAATTAGTCATATTATACTCGTTTGTAAGACCTTTAAATGTCGCTGGGAGAATAACTGTATCGCCTACACATCCTTGTACGGATCCGATTGATATACCTTCTTCATTTTTAACAGTGAATGTCCCTGATAACGGAATGATTCTTCCGTCGTGAAGGAATACCCTGCATTGACGTGTATAGGTTCCCGGAACTGTAAATCCGTAAGTTGAACCAGATTGATAGTAATTTCCATTATACCATGTGTATATTTCTGTATCCGTTTTCCATTCAGTGCCAAAGAATGGGGAATTAGGTTCATCTGTTTTCCATTGAACGCTGTCGAGCTGTTCCTGACCAGGCAATACAAATTCATAAAACTGAGAATCGTTATAGGCATATACAGAATTCAATATAACCATACCTTGTGCAGAAGAAGGAGCAACTTCAATATTACGGGTAAGGGAAGAAATAAATTTTCTATTCTGGTCTTTTAATGTAAATGTTACCTGGTATTTCCCCGGAGTAGATGCTTCAAGTGAATACGTTACTCTATCAGCATGGCTTACCTCTTTGACAAAAGAAGATGCCGAGCCTGAAATTTCAACCATATATCCTGAAAGGCTTTGGCTATTGTCTCCCAAAATTTCCAAAGTTTTTGGTTT harbors:
- a CDS encoding RNA polymerase sigma factor gives rise to the protein MTELEKIIKGCKQKDIKYQKMLFNLYAGKMKYVCLRYLSSNEDAEDAVQEGFIKVFASIDTYEARGVFDGWIRRIFVNIALMALREKKRKNENSPMSTIHEDLCADEDHPVEEEIDYSDINPDKIDFNIILKADFTQEELLSCVSSLDEIFRVIFNLYFIDNFKHAEIASMLQIDENTSRTRLLRARKKIQAELYKRSIKKVSQ
- a CDS encoding T9SS type A sorting domain-containing protein yields the protein MKKTPLYLFFLLLLLINLKAIAQTPLSGFIPGGDTIFLEKGETRTLRPVAFGGIKPASGYTYSWYSIPSDINLTRSNSYLLVKSTAATSQEFEIFCKITDANGTSIILQQHIVQTDIVPMLVNTKEVTLHAFATKPKTLEILGDNSQSLSGYMVEISGSASSFVKEVSHADRVTYSLEASTPGKYQVTFTLKDQNRKFISSLTRNIEVAPSSAQGMVILNSVYAYNDSQFYEFVLPGQEQLDSVQWKTDEPNSPFFGTEWKTDTEIYTWYNGNYYQSGSTYGFTVPGTYTRQCRVFLHDGRIIPLSGTFTVKNEEGISIGSVQGCVGDTVILPATFKGLTNEYNMTNYASLINFDSTILFPIQVIPGKKVEAFSVQIQNMNTLYASDNVLNQNVYEPGDTLYFLHFRILKKGRSAVVATHNRNRQLAYPGEVYTEDATFTVNDVPGIPMVYQLQPDNSSANSKYTWTYGILNPLTSNEMNPVISHNGPGSNQEICLQIRGTEECFSKACSTITVSPESLYSISGVLENDLRKGINGEVIAYLIKDGNYYPAGRDTVDANGSFKIENLAKGNYVLLGIPSTSAYKAAYYFDEGLRTNANTIPVTGNVTGINFMLDSRSVMPPASVINGSFPKDSKTLQYQSLFESFHGTLPSIIFLTNNRGEIVDWTKMDANNNYTFSDPGNEQLLIASFGRVPDELTNNFLLTGIAPAEEVEYKVYPNPFQQEIIIDCQFDFQAELYNFIGQKVDEFTLSKGKNEINLEHLDSGIYLLNTKGDKTLKIIKY